The following are from one region of the Candidatus Equadaptatus faecalis genome:
- the alaS gene encoding alanine--tRNA ligase, protein MQYRTGKELRELFLGFFESKGCRRLHSFSLTPDDPTLLFTIAGMVPFKPYFLGIKTPEFTRATTSQKCVRTNDIENVGHTARHHTFFEMLGNFSFGDYFKKEVIPWAYEFLTEYIGLEPERLYVTVHVTDDEAYEIWNKTVGIPADHIYRFDEDNFWASGPVGPCGPCSEILYDQGEEYSCGKPTCAPGCDCDRYLEIWNLVFMQFNRAEDGTLTPLPKKNIDTGMGLERLASVVQNVKTDFETDLFRPIIDETCKLVNVKYGEDPKKDLAVRVIADHIRASAFMISDGILPSNEGGGYVLRRLIRRCVRFGRLMGIDHAFLTGLLPVVAASIGDEYSELEEQKAFIKQVLELEEARFSKTLAQGSDLLDSAIEKVKADGGSMLSGGTAFELYDTFGFPFELTEEICEEKGMTVDREGFDKAMEEQRERARSSSKQLENRILKTVYTKLADTIGATKFLGYSETKAESRVLAIVADGEEVETLVAGLEADVILEATPFYAQKGGQVGDKGTLVCGGMTFKVSDTTYPASELIVHSGKLLSGELKKGQTVTAEIDIERRKDIQRHHTATHLLQEALTRVLGSHVRQAGSLVTPTMLRFDFNHFQPVTPEEIKEVEKIVYAEVLKNTPVVTTEMGIEEAKKTGARALFDEKYGDVVRVVDVKGFSTELCGGTHAKATGEVGLVKILREEGIGSGVRRITAVAGSETLPVVQSMSGALANLIELLGGDLENIGSKVGTLLDEKKILERKNKELQVKTAVSNIENTVKPRAAANGVDLIVESFDGVTPDLMRQIGDRIRQKFPVSVIIIVGKGDEKALVTAMASDEAVAKGAHAGKTLQQFVSAMGGKGGGKPNLAQGGVASTEKLGYAVNALADAFEGLVK, encoded by the coding sequence ATGCAGTACAGAACAGGCAAAGAACTCAGAGAACTATTTCTCGGCTTTTTTGAAAGCAAAGGATGCCGCAGGCTTCACAGCTTTTCGCTGACGCCCGACGATCCTACTCTGCTTTTCACAATTGCGGGCATGGTGCCTTTTAAGCCGTATTTCCTCGGCATCAAGACGCCTGAATTTACCCGCGCCACGACCTCGCAGAAGTGCGTGCGCACGAACGACATTGAAAACGTCGGGCATACTGCGCGCCATCATACTTTCTTTGAAATGCTCGGTAATTTCAGTTTCGGCGATTATTTCAAAAAAGAAGTTATACCTTGGGCATACGAATTCCTTACGGAATATATCGGGCTTGAACCTGAGAGACTTTACGTGACTGTTCACGTTACTGACGACGAAGCATACGAAATCTGGAACAAAACAGTGGGGATTCCCGCGGATCACATATACCGTTTTGACGAAGACAATTTCTGGGCGTCAGGACCTGTCGGTCCGTGCGGTCCGTGTTCTGAAATACTTTATGACCAGGGCGAAGAATATTCGTGCGGCAAACCGACTTGTGCGCCGGGGTGCGACTGCGACAGATACCTTGAAATATGGAATCTCGTGTTCATGCAGTTCAACCGCGCGGAAGACGGGACTCTTACCCCGCTTCCCAAGAAAAATATTGATACCGGCATGGGGCTTGAAAGGCTTGCCTCTGTCGTGCAGAACGTAAAAACAGACTTTGAAACGGATCTTTTCCGCCCGATAATTGACGAAACCTGCAAGCTTGTCAACGTAAAATACGGCGAAGACCCGAAAAAAGACCTCGCAGTACGCGTAATTGCCGACCATATACGCGCCTCGGCGTTCATGATTTCCGACGGCATTCTGCCTTCAAACGAGGGCGGCGGTTACGTACTTCGCAGACTTATACGCCGCTGCGTGCGTTTTGGACGTCTTATGGGCATCGACCACGCGTTCCTTACAGGTCTGCTCCCCGTAGTCGCAGCCTCAATCGGCGATGAGTACAGCGAGCTTGAAGAACAGAAGGCATTTATCAAGCAGGTGCTTGAACTTGAAGAGGCGCGTTTCTCAAAAACGCTTGCGCAGGGCAGCGACCTTCTTGACAGCGCAATAGAAAAGGTTAAGGCAGACGGAGGCAGCATGCTCTCAGGCGGCACGGCCTTTGAGCTTTACGACACTTTCGGTTTCCCGTTTGAACTTACGGAAGAAATATGCGAAGAGAAGGGCATGACGGTAGACCGCGAAGGTTTTGACAAAGCTATGGAAGAGCAGCGCGAACGCGCGCGCAGTTCAAGCAAACAGCTTGAAAACAGAATCCTGAAAACAGTCTATACGAAACTCGCCGACACCATTGGCGCTACTAAATTCCTCGGCTACAGCGAAACAAAAGCTGAAAGCCGTGTTCTTGCCATTGTCGCCGACGGTGAAGAAGTCGAAACGCTTGTAGCCGGACTTGAAGCTGACGTAATTCTTGAAGCGACGCCGTTCTATGCACAGAAAGGCGGACAGGTCGGAGATAAAGGCACGCTTGTCTGCGGCGGTATGACGTTCAAAGTCAGCGACACAACCTATCCTGCTTCGGAGCTTATAGTTCACAGCGGCAAACTGCTTTCCGGCGAACTTAAAAAAGGACAGACCGTTACGGCTGAAATAGACATCGAGCGCAGAAAAGACATTCAGCGCCACCATACGGCAACGCATCTGCTTCAGGAAGCTCTTACAAGAGTTCTCGGAAGCCATGTGCGCCAGGCAGGTTCGCTTGTCACGCCGACGATGCTCCGCTTTGACTTCAACCATTTCCAGCCGGTTACGCCAGAAGAAATCAAAGAAGTTGAAAAAATAGTATATGCAGAAGTTTTGAAAAATACGCCGGTCGTGACCACGGAAATGGGAATTGAAGAAGCGAAAAAAACAGGCGCCCGCGCGCTGTTTGACGAAAAATACGGCGACGTTGTCCGTGTTGTTGACGTTAAAGGCTTCTCAACGGAGCTTTGCGGCGGTACTCATGCAAAAGCCACAGGAGAAGTCGGTCTTGTCAAAATTCTCCGCGAGGAAGGCATAGGCTCCGGCGTCCGCAGAATAACCGCTGTTGCCGGCAGCGAAACGCTTCCTGTCGTTCAGTCAATGAGCGGCGCTCTCGCTAATCTTATTGAACTGCTCGGCGGCGATCTTGAAAACATAGGCAGCAAAGTCGGTACTTTGCTTGACGAAAAGAAAATACTTGAACGCAAAAATAAGGAACTGCAGGTAAAAACTGCCGTCAGCAACATTGAAAATACGGTTAAGCCGAGAGCGGCGGCAAACGGCGTAGACCTTATTGTTGAAAGCTTTGACGGCGTAACTCCCGACCTTATGCGTCAGATAGGCGACAGAATACGCCAGAAATTCCCTGTCTCCGTTATCATTATTGTCGGAAAGGGAGACGAAAAGGCGCTTGTAACCGCAATGGCAAGCGACGAAGCCGTGGCAAAAGGCGCCCACGCAGGGAAAACGCTCCAGCAGTTTGTTTCGGCAATGGGCGGAAAAGGCGGCGGCAAACCGAACCTTGCGCAGGGCGGAGTAGCCTCCACAGAAAAGCTCGGTTACGCAGTCAACGCATTGGCGGACGCTTTTGAAGGACTTGTAAAATAA
- the mutS gene encoding DNA mismatch repair protein MutS: MKQYLSWKEKYPDCLLFFRMGDFYEMFFEDAKIASSVLDLVLTSRSKDENAVPMAGIPFHAVNSYLGRLIAAGYRVAICEQTSEPNGRDLVEREVTRVVTPGTWLPDDSDSEGRIAAVYADGKTVSLALLVTGTGTLHAATFMRDAAISALMSFRPDEILVRKGTAEDIKKYCGSLLSASISEREKGEFDAASGSRWLCKKWELATLKAMGFDDRDSAVGCAAAALRYLEETQFSKAEHVRSVTPILPSQNMILDQSTQLNLELVEPAGTSLFSILNRCKTPMGRRLLKEWILAPLQDIDEIKRRQSSVGLLAGDRKLSSGLETALSECSDIARSIGRLTLKMASPLDLAAIRNTLNKLPEIRAAVHETELEDWIAVPDVSDLSHLLNVALSEVPPRILRDGGVIAPGYNAELDHWRSMSADSSNWLKEFEARERERTGIKTLKCGVNKVFGYYIEIPNTGLDKAPAEYVRKQTLVNGERFITEELKNFERDMFRAGEEIAAIEDRLYNSLLLSALAKSSELQTIGEYLSLLDVFQSLARVAREGRYVCPEMDRSCDFIVKGGRHPVIEAALGRLPFTPNDINFSSGKGQRIAIITGPNMAGKSTYLRMAALLAIMAHIGSWIPAEEARIGIIDRVFTRIGARDELARGQSTFMVEMVETANILRHATDKSLVILDEVGRGTSTYDGLSIAWSVIEYLHGQEARQARVLFATHYHELTKLAGLLSGVVNLSMAVEEKNDGIIFLHKIVTMPADRSYGIEVAKLAGVPASVLRRSRELLQQFEEDASAKELSEAVNQNQMTLFDIKQEAVLEEIANLQPDELTPMQALQLLYKLKKASREALNL, translated from the coding sequence ATGAAGCAATATCTTTCCTGGAAGGAAAAATATCCGGATTGTTTATTGTTTTTCCGTATGGGCGATTTCTATGAAATGTTTTTTGAGGATGCCAAAATCGCATCCTCTGTGCTTGACCTTGTGCTTACCTCGCGCTCAAAAGACGAAAACGCCGTTCCAATGGCGGGCATACCGTTTCACGCAGTCAATTCTTATCTCGGAAGGCTTATAGCGGCAGGCTACAGGGTGGCAATATGCGAACAGACAAGCGAACCCAACGGCAGAGATTTGGTGGAGCGCGAAGTTACGCGCGTTGTAACGCCAGGTACGTGGCTTCCTGACGATTCCGACAGCGAAGGACGCATTGCGGCTGTTTATGCCGACGGCAAAACCGTTTCTCTCGCGCTGCTTGTGACAGGCACCGGCACGCTTCACGCTGCCACATTTATGCGTGACGCGGCAATTTCGGCGCTTATGTCGTTCCGCCCTGACGAAATACTTGTAAGGAAAGGCACTGCCGAAGATATTAAAAAATACTGCGGCAGTCTGTTGTCTGCAAGTATTTCGGAAAGAGAAAAAGGAGAATTTGACGCTGCCTCAGGTTCGCGCTGGCTCTGCAAAAAATGGGAGCTTGCGACGCTGAAGGCAATGGGCTTTGATGACAGAGACTCTGCTGTCGGTTGTGCCGCCGCCGCTTTGCGCTATCTTGAGGAAACGCAGTTCTCAAAAGCAGAACACGTGCGGTCTGTTACCCCAATACTTCCTTCGCAGAATATGATTCTCGACCAGAGCACGCAGCTGAATCTGGAGCTTGTTGAACCTGCCGGAACCTCGCTGTTTTCAATTCTTAACCGCTGCAAAACACCGATGGGCAGAAGACTTCTAAAAGAATGGATACTTGCCCCGCTGCAGGATATTGACGAGATTAAACGGCGCCAAAGCTCTGTCGGTCTGCTTGCCGGCGACAGAAAACTGTCGTCCGGACTGGAGACTGCTCTTTCGGAGTGCAGCGACATAGCGCGCTCAATAGGGCGCTTAACGCTAAAAATGGCGTCTCCGCTTGATCTTGCGGCGATAAGAAATACTCTGAACAAACTGCCCGAAATCCGTGCCGCCGTCCATGAGACGGAGCTTGAAGACTGGATTGCGGTGCCCGACGTTTCCGACTTGTCGCATCTGCTTAACGTTGCGCTTTCGGAAGTCCCGCCGCGCATACTGCGCGACGGCGGCGTAATCGCGCCTGGCTACAACGCCGAGCTTGACCACTGGAGAAGCATGTCAGCAGATTCTTCAAACTGGCTTAAAGAGTTTGAAGCACGGGAGCGCGAGCGTACCGGCATAAAAACCCTGAAATGCGGCGTGAACAAAGTGTTCGGCTATTACATAGAAATCCCGAATACAGGACTTGACAAGGCGCCTGCGGAATACGTCCGCAAACAGACGCTTGTCAACGGGGAACGTTTTATAACCGAAGAACTCAAAAATTTTGAACGCGACATGTTCCGAGCAGGCGAGGAAATAGCCGCTATTGAAGACAGACTGTACAATTCGCTGTTGCTTTCTGCGCTTGCAAAAAGCAGCGAACTTCAGACGATAGGCGAATACTTGTCGCTGTTGGACGTATTCCAGTCTCTTGCCCGCGTTGCAAGGGAAGGGCGGTACGTATGCCCTGAAATGGACAGAAGCTGTGATTTCATCGTAAAAGGCGGACGCCATCCGGTAATTGAAGCGGCTCTCGGAAGACTGCCGTTCACCCCTAACGACATCAATTTCAGCAGCGGAAAAGGACAGCGCATAGCGATTATCACCGGTCCCAACATGGCGGGAAAATCCACCTATCTCCGCATGGCGGCGCTGCTTGCGATAATGGCTCATATCGGCAGCTGGATTCCGGCGGAAGAGGCAAGAATCGGCATAATAGACCGCGTCTTCACGCGCATAGGCGCAAGGGACGAGCTTGCCAGAGGTCAGAGTACCTTTATGGTTGAAATGGTGGAAACGGCAAACATACTGCGCCACGCGACGGACAAAAGTCTTGTAATACTTGACGAGGTCGGACGCGGAACGTCAACCTACGACGGACTGTCAATAGCTTGGTCGGTAATAGAATATCTGCACGGACAGGAAGCAAGACAGGCGAGAGTTCTTTTCGCCACGCACTACCATGAACTGACGAAACTTGCGGGACTTTTGTCAGGTGTTGTGAACCTGAGCATGGCGGTTGAAGAAAAAAATGACGGAATAATATTTCTCCACAAAATTGTTACAATGCCGGCTGACCGTTCGTACGGCATTGAAGTCGCCAAGCTTGCGGGCGTTCCGGCGTCCGTGCTCCGCCGTTCGCGCGAACTGCTTCAGCAGTTTGAAGAGGATGCTTCCGCCAAAGAACTGTCGGAAGCCGTAAATCAGAACCAGATGACGCTTTTTGACATAAAACAGGAAGCAGTGCTTGAAGAAATAGCAAATCTTCAGCCGGACGAGCTTACGCCGATGCAGGCTCTTCAGCTGCTTTACAAGCTGAAAAAGGCAAGCAGGGAGGCTCTCAATCTATGA
- the ruvX gene encoding Holliday junction resolvase RuvX yields MPRILALDIGSVRIGVAVSDPLGIFAQGVAVLKAKKDWLSELEKLAAEYENPVILLSLPKRTTGEEGPEAENIREKAELIRIRLPQCEIRFWDERFTTVIANQVLLEADVSRHGRKQSVDKIAATLLLQNYLDSLKG; encoded by the coding sequence ATGCCGAGAATTCTTGCGCTTGACATCGGAAGTGTGAGAATAGGAGTTGCAGTCAGCGATCCTCTGGGAATATTTGCCCAGGGGGTTGCTGTGCTTAAAGCAAAGAAGGACTGGCTGTCAGAGCTTGAAAAACTGGCTGCCGAATACGAAAATCCCGTAATTCTGCTCAGTCTTCCCAAAAGAACGACAGGCGAGGAAGGTCCCGAAGCCGAGAACATCAGAGAAAAAGCAGAACTGATACGCATCCGCCTTCCGCAGTGCGAAATAAGGTTTTGGGACGAACGCTTTACAACGGTTATCGCCAATCAGGTGCTGCTTGAAGCCGACGTTTCCAGACATGGAAGAAAACAAAGCGTGGACAAAATTGCTGCCACGCTTTTGCTGCAGAATTATCTTGACAGCCTGAAAGGATAA